A genomic stretch from Salvelinus alpinus chromosome 38, SLU_Salpinus.1, whole genome shotgun sequence includes:
- the LOC139566215 gene encoding insulin receptor substrate 2-like, translated as MASPQTNGGHLLSNVTNNSNNIKKCGYLKKQKHGHRRFFVLREPSESFPARLEYYESEKKWKNKSAAKRVILLDSCLCINKRADSKHKHLIAFYTKDEYFAVAAENEQEQESWFRVLSDLIEEGKVYDSPASNSTSLFCFEEANYSMITPATASCKEVWQVNLKSRGLGQTKHLTGVFRLCLSSRTISFVKLNSEVAAVSLQLMNIRRCGHSDSFFFIEVGRSAVTGPGELWMQADDSVVAQNIHETILEAMKAMKELSESRPRSKSQAASTNPISVPTRRNLNNLPPSQTGLVRRSRTNSIVATSPMSKFTSCRIRTASEGDGSMVRPVSMSISMSGSPTSPFSNRNPLSRSNTLSTGRTCRILESSLQHSRSMPISNSPPSVCSSICLSPMSGTLPTPVAVHRPFSCSASISGSLSDASSMLCNEHSSSPGDTSRLLPLTRSDTHDSLSSTPPSREINDLCGYMIMDRTNDQRQVCQEEDLTSGKAYRKRTYSLTTPRHQRVPAQLSSASLDEYTLMRAAHHTNSGHHSGRSSTSASPKVSYPKSNGNQVGDDGYMPMMAGVAAPPGGNHSKADAYMPMSPMCVSAPKQIISPWAQNHQYEAGDQTNSPSSGGSLEDSGYMRMWCGSKSSVESPDSRSTYMNMSPRNAAYTTSQTPPDYFLDQLPGGEPSITPIYSTDSLPRPIKLHQASKEAGDTGDQYVLMSPQGHQSLGRESDDYYSVMTNPAPPNSSVPSPIRHSRGTESLTSHQGRMGRPNRLSLDSFRILPCMNEHLLPREPRSPGEYINIDFSEGTKYSPPSASNESQESCLGSCGGQPRSPLSDYMNLHHVVSHSPKAGDTPAGRLDTVPESSLCPCPDGEGVYRLRSKRDSKFPQRGKDEYTEMTFGLGMANMPPQFVPQTSASPSAREKRLSLGEQVLPGGMGVFRLGAATPVDPDGAAKVIRADPHGRRRHSSETFSSTATVTPVFPSFAHGDAKHHSSVENLSVRSSESSDEECGSPMSRETSMGFQNGLNYIALNLMEDRDREGPCCEDLTTVSFKPASSCKGALHGLHVAPYVCLGFKEAVTSVKD; from the exons GTGGCAGCCGAAAacgagcaggagcaggagagctGGTTTCGAGTGTTGTCGGATTTGATCGAAGAGGGGAAAGTCTATGACAGCCCCGCGTCTAATTCCACCTCTCTTTTCTGTTTCGAGGAGGCGAATTACAGTATGATCACGCCGGCCACTGCCTCTTGCAAGGAGGTATGGCAAGTGAATTTGAAATCCAGAGGACTGGGTCAAACAAAACATTTGACAGGGGTGTTTAGACTGTGTTTATCCAGTCGGACTATCAGCTTTGTGAAACTGAACTCGGAGGTTGCAGCTGTCAGTTTACAGCTCATGAATATCCGGAGATGTGGCCACTCCGACAGCTTTTTCTTCATCGAGGTTGGTAGGTCAGCTGTCACTGGCCCCGGTGAGCTCTGGATGCAGGCGGATGACTCGGTGGTTGCGCAAAACATCCACGAGACCATCCTGGAGGCGATGAAAGCCATGAAAGAGCTGTCAGAATCAAGACCGCGCAGCAAGAGTCAGGCGGCTAGCACCAACCCCATTTCCGTGCCCACAAGACGCAACTTGAACAATCTGCCCCCAAGTCAGACAGGGTTGGTGAGGAGGTCGAGAACAAACAGCATAGTGGCCACATCCCCAATGAGCAAGTTCACATCCTGTCGGATAAGGACAGCTAGTGAGGGGGATGGCAGCATGGTCAGGCCAGTGTCTATGTCAATATCTATGAGCGGGAGCCCCACCAGTCCCTTCTCCAACCGGAACCCTCTGAGCAGGTCCAATACGCTCTCCACTGGCCGCACCTGCCGGATACTGGAGTCCAGCCTCCAGCACAGCCGCTCCATGCCCATCTCCAACTCCCCTCCCTCAGTCTGCAGTTCCATCTGCCTCTCCCCCATGAGTGGGACCCTCCCCACCCCTGTTGCGGTCCACCGCCCCTTCAGCTGCAGCGCCTCTATCTCAGGCTCCCTCAGCGACGCAAGCTCCATGCTATGCAACGAGCACAGCTCCAGCCCAGGCGACACCTCCAGGCTCCTACCCCTCACCAGGAGTGACACCCACGACTCCCTCTCCAGCACTCCTCCCTCCCGGGAGATCAACGACCTGTGTGGCTACATGATTATGGACAGGACGAATGACCAACGGCAGGTGTGCCAGGAGGAGGACTTGACATCGGGGAAGGCGTACAGGAAGAGGACATACTCCCTCACCACACCACGCCATCAGAGGGTGCCCGCCCAGCTGTCCTCTGCCTCGTTGGATGAGTACACCTTAATGCGGGCTGCCCACCACACCAACAGCGGGCACCACTCCGGGCGCAGCTCCACCTCCGCCTCCCCAAAGGTGTCCTACCCCAAATCCAATGGTAACCAAGTAGGGGATGATGGCTATATGCCTATGATGGCGGGCGTGGCAGCGCCGCCCGGGGGTAACCACAGCAAGGCAGATGCTTACATGCCCATGAGCCCCATGTGTGTCTCGGCTCCCAAGCAGATCATTAGCCCTTGGGCCCAAAACCACCAGTACGAGGCCGGCGACCAGACCAACTCACCCAGCAGCGGAGGCTCCTTGGAGGACAGTGGCTACATGAGGATGTGGTGTGGCTCCAAGTCGTCCGTTGAAAGCCCAGACAGCCGCTCGACCTACATGAACATGTCCCCTCGCAACGCCGCTTACACCACCTCGCAGACCCCCCCGGACTACTTCCTAGACCAGCTTCCGGGTGGTGAGCCTTCCATCACACCCATCTACTCCACAGACTCCCTGCCACGCCCCATCAAACTCCACCAGGCTTCCAAAGAGGCGGGGGACACTGGTGACCAGTACGTCCTGATGAGCCCGCAAGGCCATCAGTCGCTAGGTAGGGAGTCAGACGACTACTACTCGGTGATGACCAATCCGGCCCCGCCCAACTCCTCGGTGCCCTCGCCCATCAGACATAGCCGGGGGACTGAGAGCCTGACATCCCACCAGGGGAGGATGGGGCGGCCCAACCGGCTTTCTCTGGACAGCTTTAGGATCTTACCCTGCATGAACGAGCACCTCTTGCCCAGGGAACCCAGGAGCCCGGGCGAGTATATCAACATAGACTTCAGTGAGGGCACCAAGTACTCCCCGCCGTCAGCATCCAATGAGAGCCAGGAGTCGTGTCTGGGCTCCTGTGGCGGCCAGCCGAGGTCCCCTCTCTCCGACTACATGAACCTGCACCATGTCGTCTCACACTCACCCAAGGCTGGAGACACCCCTGCCGGACGGTTGGACACGGTCCCTGAGTCATCCCTGTGCCCTTGTCCGGATGGGGAGGGAGTGTACCGTCTCAGATCGAAGAGGGATTCCAAGTTCCCCCAGAGAGGCAAGGATGAGTACACCGAGATGACATTTGGACTTGGAATGGCCAACATGCCTCCCCAGTTCGTCCCTCAGACCTCAGCAAG CCCCAGTGCCAGAGAGAAGAGGCTATCCCTGGGTGAGCAGGTCCTCCCAGGGGGCATGGGGGTGTTCCGTCTTGGCGCTGCCACCCCCGTGGATCCTGACGGGGCCGCCAAGGTGATCCGGGCTGACCCCCATGGGCGCAGGCGGCACAGCTCCGAAACCTTCTCTTCTACGGCTACCGTCACCCCCGTGTTCCCCTCGTTCGCCCATGGGGACGCCAAACACCACAGCTCGGTGGAGAACCTGTCGGTGCGGAGCAGCGAGAGCTCAGACGAGGAGTGTGGCAGCCCCATGAGTAGAGAGACCTCTATGGGCTTCCAGAATGGACTGAACTATATTGCCCTGAACCTGATGGAGGACAGGGACCGGGAGGGACCTTGTTGCGAAGACCTGACCACGGTCAGCTTTAAGCCGGCCAGCAGCTGCAAGGGAGCCCTCCATGGATTACATGTCGCACCGTACGTCTGTTTGGGGTTCAAGGAGGCGGTCACCTCTGTCAAAG